A single genomic interval of Hyphomicrobium methylovorum harbors:
- a CDS encoding DUF4384 domain-containing protein → MNVISVTALTLGLLVVLCVGAKGALAQNSAPVNASSVGVPPRPEEARAAKAYTVIETYCSRCHQAGRLERPLASGGLADILSLDVLARDPVVVKPGLPDASRLYEVFEARHAPLDLYSTGTAEPQPEEIQAVREWIKDLAPDVATCPLRHPVKSADVARMLRDAQRLERDQGGDVRFISLVHLYNACTSDADMAAYGQALNKLINGVSHASRPVKLTSLDAAGTVYSFRLADIGWTPERWERIARSYPPTLVRPFDDAITKTAGTNVAIVNGDWLAATIEAPLYYELLDTPAKLSDLAEANGVDIAADIKSGAARRIARRTSAVTRANRLIERHPGARGGLWLVYDFATATGDQDIFEHPHGPKSASDNPEPFRHDEVRVIYTLPNGFYAYALFDAQGHRVDRVLPGIEKLYAGAEADAIEPTTRAGGKCQACHTQGLVAAIDEFKSAGPTDASAPRSPIRATALPLYATDSENALLMLGGTENFQAAAKTVGIDLNLRIRGEELIQGLARRYREDADFESALSETGQERDAFMRELAAAKGQAAPLARRLLHGVLSRPELDRLFALLQGIDEPRQSSFGGFLRDEKTEIGLSLWFDKPRPVPGDLITVKAEADNDCYLTVISVDAAGIATILFPNDFERDNRLTAAKPISIPGKAAPFQLRFKSEGSETLLGRCSTSATPPIGIEHDFERQRFTALGNWENFIQDTLVTEAEMRLSPEKAERARIARSGALRRRVDSGERIEPRRPDIDTGGVALRDGRAVLILGQK, encoded by the coding sequence ATGAACGTGATTTCGGTCACGGCGCTGACGCTTGGCCTGCTCGTCGTCCTTTGCGTCGGTGCGAAAGGCGCCCTCGCGCAGAATAGCGCTCCCGTGAATGCGTCGTCCGTTGGTGTTCCGCCGCGGCCGGAAGAGGCGCGCGCCGCCAAGGCATACACCGTTATTGAAACATACTGCTCACGCTGCCATCAGGCCGGACGCCTCGAACGTCCGCTCGCCTCGGGCGGCCTCGCCGATATTCTGTCGCTTGATGTTCTGGCGCGCGATCCGGTGGTGGTGAAGCCCGGTCTGCCAGACGCATCGCGCCTTTACGAAGTGTTCGAAGCCCGCCACGCACCGCTCGATCTCTATTCGACTGGAACGGCAGAACCTCAGCCGGAAGAAATTCAGGCTGTTCGCGAATGGATCAAGGATCTCGCGCCGGACGTCGCAACATGCCCGTTACGTCATCCGGTAAAGAGCGCCGACGTTGCCCGTATGCTTCGGGATGCGCAGCGGCTTGAACGCGATCAGGGCGGCGACGTTCGCTTTATCTCGCTTGTTCACCTCTACAACGCATGCACCTCAGACGCGGACATGGCGGCATATGGCCAAGCGCTGAACAAGCTCATCAACGGCGTCTCGCATGCGTCGCGTCCGGTGAAGCTGACCTCGCTCGACGCCGCGGGCACCGTTTATTCGTTCCGCCTCGCCGACATTGGCTGGACACCGGAGCGCTGGGAACGCATCGCGCGCAGCTATCCGCCGACTCTCGTTCGCCCGTTCGATGATGCCATTACGAAAACCGCGGGCACGAACGTCGCGATCGTCAACGGAGATTGGCTCGCCGCCACGATCGAAGCACCGCTGTATTACGAGTTGCTCGATACGCCGGCGAAGCTATCCGATCTGGCTGAGGCAAACGGTGTCGATATCGCCGCCGATATCAAATCCGGAGCCGCGCGCCGCATTGCCAGACGGACAAGCGCCGTCACCCGCGCGAACCGTCTGATCGAGCGCCACCCCGGCGCACGTGGCGGACTCTGGTTGGTGTACGATTTTGCGACCGCCACAGGCGATCAGGACATCTTCGAGCATCCGCACGGGCCGAAGTCTGCGAGCGACAATCCGGAGCCGTTCCGGCACGACGAAGTGCGTGTCATCTACACGCTGCCGAATGGATTTTATGCCTACGCGCTCTTCGATGCTCAAGGACATCGCGTCGACCGTGTGCTGCCCGGAATTGAAAAACTTTACGCTGGCGCTGAGGCCGATGCGATCGAGCCGACGACTCGGGCAGGTGGCAAATGTCAGGCCTGCCATACGCAAGGGCTCGTTGCCGCGATCGACGAATTCAAGTCCGCAGGCCCGACGGATGCAAGCGCACCGCGAAGTCCGATCCGCGCAACTGCGCTTCCGCTCTATGCGACCGATAGCGAGAATGCACTTTTGATGCTGGGCGGAACGGAAAACTTCCAGGCCGCAGCCAAAACAGTTGGCATCGATTTGAACCTGCGCATACGCGGCGAAGAATTGATCCAGGGGCTGGCGCGGCGATACCGCGAAGATGCGGACTTTGAATCGGCGCTGAGCGAAACCGGCCAGGAGCGAGACGCCTTCATGCGCGAACTGGCTGCTGCAAAAGGGCAGGCCGCACCGCTGGCTCGCCGTCTGCTGCACGGAGTGTTGTCGCGTCCCGAACTCGACCGTCTGTTCGCACTTCTGCAAGGGATCGACGAACCGCGGCAATCGTCATTCGGCGGCTTCCTGCGCGACGAGAAAACCGAAATTGGTCTCAGCCTCTGGTTCGATAAACCGCGTCCCGTCCCCGGAGACCTGATCACGGTCAAGGCCGAAGCCGATAACGACTGTTATCTCACTGTAATCAGCGTCGACGCAGCGGGCATCGCGACGATCTTGTTTCCAAACGATTTCGAACGCGACAATCGTTTGACGGCTGCCAAGCCGATCAGCATTCCGGGAAAAGCCGCGCCGTTCCAACTTCGCTTCAAATCGGAAGGCAGCGAGACGCTGCTTGGCCGCTGCTCGACCAGCGCCACGCCACCGATCGGGATTGAGCATGACTTCGAGCGTCAGCGGTTCACCGCGCTTGGGAACTGGGAGAACTTCATCCAGGACACGCTCGTCACCGAAGCCGAGATGCGCTTGAGCCCCGAGAAGGCCGAACGCGCGCGCATTGCCCGGTCGGGAGCGTTGCGCCGCCGCGTGGACAGCGGAGAGCGCATCGAGCCGAGGCGCCCGGACATCGATACCGGCGGCGTTGCTTTGCGTGACGGACGCGCGGTGCTGATCCTCGGCCAAAAGTGA
- a CDS encoding type III PLP-dependent enzyme, with the protein MEKFATALEMVTELKPDSPVLAARPHAAARAARWFINNFPGEVAYAYKANSSVFLLGALYGAGITQFDVASVAELEDAATIPGVRLHFMHPVKSRYAIRRAYFDYDIKCFALDTEDELQKIVEETDGAKDLELFVRISVPAKNSRVPLEHKFGITGQKAQRLLVKARQVADELGITFHVGSQTTTPDAYAMAFDEVKKLIVKAGVVVDGIDIGGGFPSRYTDSVPARLSDFIEVIKASMAKMPVTEHCRLICEPGRALVAEAESLIVKVDLRKSGNQLFINDGGYGALFDSANMGFVFPVRLIRAGLDPNEPLEPFELWGPTCDSIDRMKGPFMLPASVREGDYIEIGNIGAYGRALATRFNGYGEYIDVILQDEPMYSIYTNDLEPVAKNA; encoded by the coding sequence ATGGAGAAATTTGCAACCGCACTCGAGATGGTGACGGAACTGAAGCCGGACAGTCCGGTTTTGGCCGCGCGCCCTCATGCGGCGGCTCGCGCCGCGCGCTGGTTCATCAACAATTTCCCCGGCGAAGTGGCTTACGCCTACAAGGCCAATAGCTCGGTGTTTCTGCTCGGCGCGCTCTACGGCGCCGGCATCACGCAGTTTGACGTTGCCTCCGTTGCCGAGCTTGAAGACGCTGCAACGATCCCCGGCGTGCGCCTGCATTTCATGCACCCGGTCAAATCGCGCTACGCGATCCGTCGCGCTTACTTCGACTATGACATCAAGTGCTTTGCGCTCGACACCGAAGACGAACTGCAAAAGATCGTCGAAGAAACGGATGGCGCGAAAGACCTGGAGCTGTTCGTGCGCATCTCGGTTCCGGCCAAGAACAGCCGCGTGCCGCTGGAGCATAAGTTCGGCATCACAGGACAAAAGGCGCAGCGCTTGCTCGTCAAGGCGCGCCAGGTGGCGGACGAACTCGGCATCACCTTCCACGTCGGCTCGCAGACAACGACGCCGGACGCCTATGCCATGGCATTCGATGAAGTCAAAAAACTCATCGTCAAGGCGGGCGTCGTCGTCGACGGTATCGATATCGGAGGCGGCTTTCCCTCGCGCTATACCGACAGCGTTCCTGCGCGTCTTTCGGACTTCATCGAAGTCATAAAGGCGTCGATGGCAAAGATGCCGGTTACCGAACATTGCCGTTTGATATGCGAACCCGGCCGCGCGCTTGTCGCCGAAGCCGAGAGCTTGATCGTCAAGGTCGATCTGCGGAAGTCGGGCAACCAGCTATTCATCAATGACGGCGGTTATGGCGCGCTGTTCGATAGCGCGAACATGGGTTTCGTCTTTCCGGTTCGCTTGATCCGCGCGGGCCTCGACCCGAACGAGCCGCTCGAGCCTTTCGAGCTCTGGGGACCGACGTGTGACTCGATCGATCGGATGAAGGGACCCTTCATGCTGCCGGCATCGGTTCGCGAAGGCGACTACATCGAGATCGGCAACATCGGCGCATACGGCCGCGCGCTCGCTACGCGCTTCAACGGCTACGGCGAATACATCGACGTCATCCTGCAGGATGAGCCGATGTACTCGATTTACACCAACGATCTCGAGCCGGTTGCAAAGAACGCCTGA
- a CDS encoding BPSL1445 family SYLF domain-containing lipoprotein produces MSIKGFACLLLTLFAVAAAAPQSQAASAREIDAGVDETLDRFFYKVGGARELAHKAVGILVFPSIVKAGFGVGGEYGEGALRVHGRTAGYYNSISASFGFQLGVQARSVIIMFMTDSALNQFRKTAGWKVGVDGSIAIITVGAGGSIDTNKVTSPVVGFILDPTGLMYNLTLEGSKISRIRK; encoded by the coding sequence ATGTCCATTAAAGGCTTCGCTTGTCTGCTCTTGACGCTCTTTGCCGTTGCGGCAGCGGCGCCTCAGAGCCAGGCGGCTTCAGCGCGCGAGATCGACGCTGGCGTTGACGAGACGCTGGACCGGTTCTTCTACAAGGTCGGCGGCGCGCGCGAACTGGCGCACAAGGCCGTGGGCATTCTGGTGTTCCCGTCGATCGTCAAGGCAGGCTTCGGCGTTGGCGGGGAATACGGCGAAGGCGCGCTGCGCGTTCACGGCCGCACTGCCGGGTATTACAATTCCATCTCGGCATCGTTCGGCTTTCAGCTTGGCGTTCAGGCGCGGTCCGTCATCATCATGTTCATGACCGACTCGGCCCTGAACCAGTTCCGTAAGACCGCGGGCTGGAAAGTCGGCGTCGATGGATCGATCGCGATCATCACGGTTGGCGCGGGCGGCTCGATCGACACGAACAAGGTCACGAGCCCCGTCGTCGGCTTCATTCTCGATCCCACGGGACTGATGTATAATCTGACGCTTGAAGGCTCAAAGATCTCGCGCATCCGGAAATAG
- the msrA gene encoding peptide-methionine (S)-S-oxide reductase MsrA, protein MAKAPAFSRIFSSRGRSIAVAALAAVSVFAAYHVSNLSAEDARAVPPPLVDEPVNAAASSETAVFAGGCFWGVQGVFQHVAGVRNAVSGYAGGNADTAKYEKVGLGDTGHAESVSVTFDPREISYGKLLQIYFSVAHDPTELNRQGPDHGTQYRSTIFPTSAEQEKVARAYIAQLGAAKVFPDTIKTTVETGKVFYPAEAYHQDFLTRNPRYAYIVINDLPKIAALKRVFAQSYRADPVLVAQSSQSH, encoded by the coding sequence ATGGCGAAAGCGCCCGCATTCTCCCGTATTTTCAGCAGCCGCGGCCGATCAATCGCGGTTGCGGCGCTGGCAGCGGTCTCAGTGTTCGCGGCCTATCATGTTTCCAATCTTTCGGCCGAAGACGCGCGGGCGGTGCCGCCTCCCCTCGTGGATGAACCGGTGAACGCGGCCGCCTCCAGCGAAACGGCTGTTTTTGCGGGCGGGTGCTTCTGGGGCGTGCAAGGCGTTTTCCAGCATGTTGCCGGAGTTCGGAATGCCGTCTCCGGGTATGCGGGCGGAAACGCCGACACGGCCAAGTACGAGAAGGTAGGCCTCGGCGACACGGGGCACGCAGAATCCGTCAGCGTGACGTTCGATCCGCGCGAAATCAGTTACGGCAAACTTCTGCAGATCTATTTCTCGGTCGCGCACGATCCGACGGAACTCAATCGCCAAGGCCCGGACCACGGCACGCAGTACCGCTCGACGATCTTCCCGACATCTGCCGAGCAGGAGAAAGTTGCTCGCGCCTACATTGCGCAGCTCGGCGCAGCGAAGGTCTTTCCCGATACGATCAAGACAACGGTCGAGACCGGCAAAGTCTTCTACCCCGCAGAGGCGTATCATCAGGATTTCCTGACGCGCAATCCGCGCTACGCGTACATCGTCATCAACGACCTGCCGAAGATCGCAGCGCTGAAGCGCGTCTTCGCCCAATCCTATCGCGCGGATCCAGTTTTAGTGGCGCAGTCATCGCAGTCGCACTGA
- a CDS encoding efflux RND transporter permease subunit: MSPRWDITRQKAELWTSHEVEDWEGRLTPADQKRAFPFSLGLNKLGLIGLKSPVLTAILALIVTAIAAFGLLNLRVDDSLSELFRTNTPEFKTYEEIDKRFPSSEYDVLVVVEGKNLLTHEGLTAFAAAAADLQLADGVAGIVSMLSARGHPDPTGYAPPVVPDDLPEGKAFDEMIAALKANDIVKGKFLSEDGQLAMIVLALDRAVVEEKSAKSVIGEIEEVARQDLNPAGLSVKLAGAPVMQLEIRNAVERDQIVYNGFGLLFGAVIAAIFFRRVSLMLVAALPPVIAVVWSLGLLGWLHFKLNLFLNVMTPLIMVMGFADSMQMVSAIRIRLREGDNKLEAVRFAINVVGPACVLAHGAALLSFLALLFSESGLIRAFGEAGAMAVCISFIAVIVVLPILALLFIRNEDQLARDVTPADGMMDSLGNFVGGIVDRVVKHAGLYTLAFVGLFSLFAYLHLQLEPRYRLADQVPDREQALAATGRIDSKLTGANPFHVMIQWKNGASLYDPATLQVIKETHEALEKAAGLGNVWSLESLRRWLREMGGDNVETIKKYVNLLPKHLVRRFIDEKEDAVLVTGRLPDVDASQILPVVKSVDHALDPIRQAHPEYEISVTGLPALAARNSYRMISQLDESIPLCVLVAGLLLAVAFRSPFVGVISLLPGLFPVVASGALLWLLGGGLEFASVVALLVTFGLGVDALIHFLNRLRLEEGPGVTPEDAIRHARVLVGPAIILTTIVLAFGLGVTIFSELPSLRLFGFVCSVTLIASLFADLVFLPATILVYRRYISKHF; encoded by the coding sequence ATGTCTCCCCGCTGGGATATCACCCGACAGAAGGCGGAGCTTTGGACTTCGCACGAGGTCGAAGATTGGGAGGGACGGTTGACGCCCGCGGATCAGAAACGCGCCTTCCCATTCTCGCTGGGCTTGAACAAGTTAGGTCTGATCGGGCTGAAGTCTCCGGTCTTGACGGCGATCCTGGCGCTCATCGTAACGGCGATCGCCGCTTTCGGCCTTCTCAACCTCCGCGTTGACGACAGCCTGTCGGAGCTGTTCCGCACCAATACGCCCGAATTTAAAACATACGAGGAAATCGACAAGCGCTTCCCCTCGAGCGAATACGACGTTCTGGTCGTCGTCGAAGGGAAGAACCTGCTGACGCACGAGGGGCTCACGGCCTTCGCGGCAGCCGCTGCCGATCTACAACTTGCCGACGGCGTGGCAGGCATCGTCTCGATGCTTTCCGCGCGCGGCCACCCCGATCCAACCGGTTACGCGCCGCCCGTCGTCCCCGACGATTTGCCGGAGGGGAAGGCGTTCGACGAGATGATCGCGGCGCTGAAGGCCAATGACATCGTCAAAGGCAAATTCCTGTCCGAGGACGGCCAGCTTGCGATGATCGTGCTGGCTCTCGACCGCGCGGTGGTGGAAGAAAAATCCGCCAAGTCCGTCATCGGTGAGATTGAAGAAGTCGCACGTCAAGACCTCAACCCCGCCGGGCTTTCGGTCAAGCTGGCTGGCGCTCCGGTCATGCAGCTCGAAATCCGCAACGCCGTCGAGCGCGACCAGATCGTCTATAACGGATTTGGCCTGTTGTTCGGCGCAGTGATCGCAGCGATCTTCTTCCGTCGCGTATCGCTGATGCTGGTGGCTGCATTGCCGCCGGTGATCGCGGTCGTCTGGTCGCTTGGCCTTCTCGGTTGGCTACACTTCAAGCTCAACTTGTTCCTCAACGTTATGACGCCGCTCATCATGGTGATGGGCTTCGCAGACAGCATGCAGATGGTCTCGGCCATTCGCATTCGACTGCGCGAAGGCGACAACAAGCTCGAAGCCGTGCGCTTTGCCATCAACGTTGTGGGCCCCGCGTGCGTGCTGGCGCATGGCGCAGCGCTCTTGTCGTTCCTGGCGTTGCTATTCTCCGAATCCGGTCTCATCCGCGCCTTCGGCGAAGCCGGGGCGATGGCTGTCTGTATTTCGTTCATTGCCGTGATCGTGGTGCTTCCGATCCTGGCGCTGCTGTTTATCCGCAACGAGGATCAGCTTGCGCGTGACGTGACGCCCGCCGATGGCATGATGGACAGCCTCGGCAATTTCGTCGGTGGCATCGTGGATCGCGTGGTGAAACATGCCGGTCTTTATACGCTGGCCTTCGTCGGGCTATTTTCGCTCTTCGCGTATCTCCACCTCCAGCTCGAGCCGAGGTATCGCCTCGCCGATCAGGTGCCAGACCGCGAGCAGGCGCTGGCCGCCACGGGCCGGATCGACAGCAAGTTGACGGGTGCCAATCCGTTCCACGTCATGATCCAGTGGAAGAATGGCGCCAGCCTTTACGACCCGGCGACGCTTCAAGTGATAAAGGAAACGCACGAGGCGCTCGAAAAGGCGGCGGGCCTCGGAAACGTCTGGTCGCTCGAAAGTCTGCGGCGCTGGCTGCGTGAGATGGGCGGCGACAACGTCGAGACCATCAAAAAATACGTGAATTTGCTGCCCAAGCATCTCGTCCGCCGCTTCATCGATGAGAAGGAAGACGCGGTTCTTGTTACGGGCCGTTTGCCGGACGTCGATGCCAGCCAGATCCTGCCAGTGGTGAAATCCGTCGATCACGCACTGGACCCGATTCGACAGGCGCATCCGGAGTACGAGATTTCGGTTACCGGGCTGCCAGCGCTCGCCGCCCGCAACAGCTATCGCATGATCTCGCAGCTCGACGAGAGCATTCCGCTGTGCGTGCTGGTTGCGGGGCTATTGCTCGCGGTGGCGTTCCGTTCGCCGTTCGTCGGCGTCATCAGCTTGCTTCCGGGACTGTTCCCGGTCGTAGCGTCTGGTGCGTTACTCTGGCTTTTGGGGGGCGGACTCGAATTCGCGTCCGTCGTCGCGCTACTCGTGACCTTCGGTCTCGGCGTCGATGCGCTGATCCACTTCCTCAACCGTCTGCGTCTGGAAGAAGGGCCCGGCGTCACGCCAGAGGACGCGATCAGGCACGCTCGCGTTCTTGTCGGCCCAGCGATCATCCTGACGACGATCGTGCTTGCCTTTGGATTGGGCGTCACGATCTTCTCGGAGCTTCCGTCTCTCCGGCTGTTCGGCTTCGTCTGCAGCGTCACGTTGATCGCTTCGCTTTTCGCAGACCTCGTCTTTCTGCCAGCGACGATTCTTGTCTACCGCCGCTACATCAGCAAGCATTTCTAG